One Lepus europaeus isolate LE1 chromosome X, mLepTim1.pri, whole genome shotgun sequence genomic window carries:
- the LOC133752794 gene encoding diphosphoinositol polyphosphate phosphohydrolase 3-alpha-like, protein MKCKPNQTRTYDPEGFKQRAACLCFRSEREDEVLLVSSSRHPDRWIVPGGGMEPEEEPCGAAVREVFEEAGVRGKLGRLLGVFEQNQARKHRTYVYVLTVTELLEDWEDSVSIGRKREWFKVEDAIKVLQCHKPVHAEYLEKLKLGGSPTHDSPVAAAPPPPPPPPPPAGEPQ, encoded by the coding sequence ATGAAGTGCAAGCCGAACCAGACGCGGACCTACGACCCCGAGGGCTTCAAGCAGCGCGCCGCGTGCCTGTGCTTCCGCAGCGAGCGCGAGGACGAGGTGCTGCTCGTGAGCAGCAGCCGCCACCCCGACCGCTGGATCGTGCCGGGCGGCGGCATGGAGCCCGAGGAGGAGCCGTGCGGCGCGGCCGTGCGCGAGGTGTTCGAGGAGGCGGGCGTCAGGGGCAAGTTGGGCCGGCTGCTGGGCGTCTTCGAGCAGAACCAGGCCCGCAAGCACCGAACCTACGTGTATGTGCTGACGGTCACCGAGCTGCTGGAGGACTGGGAGGACTCGGTGAGCATCGGCAGGAAGCGCGAGTGGTTCAAAGTGGAGGATGCCATCAAGGTGCTGCAGTGCCACAAGCCGGTGCACGCCGAGTACCTGGAGAAGCTCAAGCTGGGCGGCTCCCCGACGCACGACAGCCCCGTGGCCGcggcgccgccgcccccgccgcccccgccgccgccggccggCGAGCCCCAGTAG